The sequence AGTGGTAAGGAGATATCAAAATATTGATAAAATTTTATCAAATGTTATTTCTAAAAAACCTCAGTTCAAAGAACTTTTAACCGAAAAATTAGATAAAGTTCTCGTTCATCCGATTTTAGGATATGTTGTTTTTATTGGAATTTTGCTGGTTATTTTCAACAGCGTTTTCTTTCTCGCAGAATATCCGATGAACTGGATCGATGAGTTTTTTGCATGGCTTTCTGCATTTAGTAAAGAACATTTACCTGAAGGTCCGATCAATTCACTGATTTCAGATGGAATAGTCCCAGGATTGGGTGGAATCATCATTTTCGCACCACAAATCGGGATTTTATTATACTTCCTTTATCTTTTGGAAGATTCAGGATATATGGCAAGAGTGATTTTCCTAATGGATAGATTCTTACGACCGTTCGGATTAAATGGAAAAAGCATCGTTCCATTGGTTTCAGGAACGGCTTGTGCAATTCCTGCCGTTATTTCAACAAGAAATATTGAAAATTTCAGAGAGAGATTGCTGACGATTTTGGTAACACCGTTTATGACTTGTTCGGCACGACTTCCGGTATATAGTATTATTATTGGGTTGATTATTTCAGATAAAACGATTTTCGGAATTCAATATAGAGCTTTGGTACTTTTAGGAATGTATTTGTTGGGATTTTTTGTAGCGCTTCTTTCGGCAGCGATTTTAAAAGGTTTCATTAAAAATAAAGGAAAAACCTACTTGGTAATGGATTTACCAACCTACAAAAAACCGCTTTTCGGATATGACCTGAAAATGGTTTTGGGTAAAGTGTGGGACTTCATTACCGGAGCGGGGAAAATTATATTCATCGTGAGTATCATCATTTGGTGCTTAAGTTATTTCGGACCAAAACAAAACGACGATCAGATTGTTGCCACGGATGTTGAGCTTGATCATTCTTATTTGGCTAAAATGGGTAAAGCTATTGAACCTGCCATTGCTCCTTTAGGATACGATTGGAAAATGGGAGTCGGAATTCTGACGAGTTTCGTGGCAAGAGAAGTTTTTGTGGGAACGATGTCTACTTTATACAGTTTGGATGACGATGCTCCCGAAGGTAAAGTAATCGATAAAATGCGAATGGATGTAAAACCCAATGGCGAAAAAGTTTTCAGTTTTGCAACAGGTATTTCGGTTTTATTGTTCTATGCATTTGCAATGCAGTGTGTTTCTACCATTGCAGTAGTTTATAGAGAAACCAAAAGCTGGAAATGGACAGGCTTTCAGGTGGTAATGATGACCGGTTTGGCATATTTTGTGTCACTAATAGCTTATCAAATCTTAAAATAAATGGATTTTTCTTTAATTTTTCAATATATTATCATCGCTCTTGTGGTGCTTTTTGCTTGTTATTCTCTATTCAGATATATCAGGAAAAACTTTGCACCCAAGAAATTTGATTCTAAAAGATCAGGTTGCGATAAGGATTGTGGGTGTTCTTAGCGCTTTGACAGTTAAAAGATGATTCTATAGAGAAGAACAACTTACTAACGTTAAGCATATTTCATTATTCAATCTTTGTTTTATTCGTATTTTTGCAAAAACATTTTTAATAGTATGTCATTAATAAAAAGTATCTCTGGAATCAGAGGAACGATTGGTGGAAAAGTAAATGATAACTTGACGCCACTTGATGTCGTGAAATTTGCATCTGCATTCGGAACCTGGCTTCAGAACAATAAAAATAAAAAAGATTTAACCTTAGTGATTGGCCGTGATGCCAGAATTTCTGGTTCAATGGTTAATTCTTTAGTAACTGCAACTTTGCAGGGATTGGGAATTAATGTCGTTGATCTTGGACTTTCTACAACTCCAACGGTTGAGATTATGGTTCCTGAATTGAATGCTGACGGTGGAATTATTTTAACGGCTTCTCACAATCCAAAACAATGGAATGCACTGAAATTATTAAATGAAAAAGGAGAATTTATCAACGGCGAAAATGGTGCGGAAGTTTTAGCGTTGGCAGAAAATGAAGATTTCAATTATGCTGAGGTTGACGACTTAGGAAAATACGAAACAAGAGATGATGCTTTTGATATTCATATTCAGCAGATTCTTGATTTGCAGATGGTGGATGTAGAAGCCATTAAAGCTAAAAAATATAAAATCGTTTTAGATGCTGTAAATTCTACAGGCGGAATTGCAATTCCTATGCTTTTAGATAAATTGGGTTGTGAAACGGTAAAATTATACTGCGAACCCAACGGACAGTTTCCGCACAATCCTGAACCTTTGAAAGAGCATTTAGGAGACATTTGCGAATTGGTGATTAAAGAAAAAGCTGATTTTGGTGTTGTAGTAGATCCAGATGTTGACAGATTGGCTTTGGTAGACGAAAACGGAGAAATGTTCGGTGAAGAATATACATTAGTAGCCGTTGCTGATTATTTGTTGAAAAATAAAAACGGAGTTGCCATTTCAAATCTTTCGTCAAGTCGTGCATTGAGAGATGTTGCCAGAACGCACAACTCAGAATACTTTGCAAGCGCAGTGGGAGAAGTGAATGTGGTGAATTTAATGAAAGAAAAAAATGCCGTGATCGGTGGCGAAGGAAACGGTGGAATTATCTATCCTGAGCTTCATTACGGAAGAGATTCTTTGGTGGGTGTTGCTTTGTTTTTGACGCATTTAGCTAAAGAAAACAAAACGGTTTCCGAATTGAGAGCCGGCTACCCAAGTTATTTCATGGGGAAAAAGAAAATTGAATTAACTCCGGATATTAATGTTGATGATCTTTTAACTAAAATGGAAAAAGAATATCAAAATGAAGAGGTTTCTACGGTAGACGGAGTAAAAATCGATTTTGAAAACAGTTGGGTTCACTTGAGAAAATCAAATACAGAACCGATTATCAGAATTTATACAGAGGCTTTCTCACAGGAAGAAGCCGACAAATTAGGCGATGATATGATAGCTAAAATCAGAAGTTTGATTTAATTCAGAATTTTTGTATATTTAGTATAGAAAAATAGCACAATGACAATTACCATTAATCCTAAAAACAAAAAAGAACTTGCCAAAATAAAAGCGATTTTAAGGGCAGTTGAAATTGATTTTGTAGAAGAAATTCCAGATGAAGATTGGTATGATGAACTTTCAGATGCTGAAAAGAAATCAATAGAATTGGGATTAGAAGATATTGAAGAAGGTAGAGTAGTTGCCCATTCGGAAGTAAAAAAGCTTTATGAAAAGTGGTTATGAAATCGTTTGGTCTGATCAATCACTAAAAGAGTTAGAAGAAACAATTGAATATCTAGAGCAGAATTTTACAAATAAGGAATTGAGAAGGTTGTCGGT comes from Chryseobacterium sp. 3008163 and encodes:
- the feoB gene encoding ferrous iron transport protein B, giving the protein MQQQNKKQILLVGNPNVGKSTVFNALCNKKQKTGNYAGVTVSSHSGNYTYKNEEVEVVDLPGSYSIYPSSEDEAIFSKFLLEGQKDFAGVVYILEALSLKRGLLLFQQIQDLGVPMILVVNQVDQAERRGINIDIEKFSQALNIKIIQTNAKEQLGIEAIQEAVLNNDFAKIENPSFEIPAEHKDFLNKISLHNHFENDYKAWMSISVGADINKLDSATDLITDSEAKSLVPKRLQVQEVVRRYQNIDKILSNVISKKPQFKELLTEKLDKVLVHPILGYVVFIGILLVIFNSVFFLAEYPMNWIDEFFAWLSAFSKEHLPEGPINSLISDGIVPGLGGIIIFAPQIGILLYFLYLLEDSGYMARVIFLMDRFLRPFGLNGKSIVPLVSGTACAIPAVISTRNIENFRERLLTILVTPFMTCSARLPVYSIIIGLIISDKTIFGIQYRALVLLGMYLLGFFVALLSAAILKGFIKNKGKTYLVMDLPTYKKPLFGYDLKMVLGKVWDFITGAGKIIFIVSIIIWCLSYFGPKQNDDQIVATDVELDHSYLAKMGKAIEPAIAPLGYDWKMGVGILTSFVAREVFVGTMSTLYSLDDDAPEGKVIDKMRMDVKPNGEKVFSFATGISVLLFYAFAMQCVSTIAVVYRETKSWKWTGFQVVMMTGLAYFVSLIAYQILK
- the glmM gene encoding phosphoglucosamine mutase, with amino-acid sequence MSLIKSISGIRGTIGGKVNDNLTPLDVVKFASAFGTWLQNNKNKKDLTLVIGRDARISGSMVNSLVTATLQGLGINVVDLGLSTTPTVEIMVPELNADGGIILTASHNPKQWNALKLLNEKGEFINGENGAEVLALAENEDFNYAEVDDLGKYETRDDAFDIHIQQILDLQMVDVEAIKAKKYKIVLDAVNSTGGIAIPMLLDKLGCETVKLYCEPNGQFPHNPEPLKEHLGDICELVIKEKADFGVVVDPDVDRLALVDENGEMFGEEYTLVAVADYLLKNKNGVAISNLSSSRALRDVARTHNSEYFASAVGEVNVVNLMKEKNAVIGGEGNGGIIYPELHYGRDSLVGVALFLTHLAKENKTVSELRAGYPSYFMGKKKIELTPDINVDDLLTKMEKEYQNEEVSTVDGVKIDFENSWVHLRKSNTEPIIRIYTEAFSQEEADKLGDDMIAKIRSLI
- a CDS encoding DUF2683 family protein — its product is MTITINPKNKKELAKIKAILRAVEIDFVEEIPDEDWYDELSDAEKKSIELGLEDIEEGRVVAHSEVKKLYEKWL